In Mucilaginibacter auburnensis, the genomic stretch CCGTAAACGACCGTAATGCCGTAATTAGGTTATTAGCCATGGCAAAATCTGCCATCAGGCATAATATGAAAGCCGATCTGCATAAAATACGTATACCGGTATCATTGATTTGGGGGCGTAATGATAAAATAACTCCTCCGGAAGTTGCTGAGGAGTTTCATCAACTGCTGCCGGATTCGGAACTGAAATGGATTGACAACTGTGGTCATGCACCTATGATGGAGCATCCACATGAATTTAACCGCCTGTTGAAAGATTTTCTGGACACGCGGAATATTTAAAACTTAAAATATGCTTGCTGCCGAACTAATTAACTACGACATCAATCCGCTTCATACATCTGATTCTGTTCAGCGTGGGTTGGAACGTATGACGGAGTTTCATGTAAGGCATCTGCCTGTAGTTAACGAAGAGCAGTTTTTAGGCTTAGTTAGCGAAGCAGACATTATTACCGAACCGGATACGCAAACTGCTATTGGCGCGGTAGCTTTATCTTTGGTAAACCCATACGTTCGCGAAGATCAGCATATCTATGATGTTATCCGCCTGTTTTATGAACAGCAGTTAACATTAGTGCCGGTACTTGATGTAAAAATGAACTACCTCGGCTGCATCTCTATTAACGCTATGAATGGCTGGTTTGCCAAGCTTACATCTGTTGCCGAGCCCGGTGGTATAATTGTTTTAGAGATAAGCAACAGAAACAATTCGCTTGCGCACATGTCTCAGATAGTAGAATCAGACAACGCGCAGGTGCTTAGTTCATACGTGCGTACTTTTCCTGATTCAACACGGATAGAAGTAACTTTAAAAGTAAATAAACAGGATATTTCCGGCATTTTAGCTACCTTTTTAAGGTACGGTTATGAAATAAAGGCAACATTTAATCATGCCGAGAATCGTGATAGTTCAATGGATCGTTACGATGCATTGATGAATTATCTTAATCTATAAGGTCAATAGTCTATGGACCATAGACCATGTAACTAATATATAACTATGGACCATGGACTATGGTCCATTGACCAAAAAGACTATGAGAATAGCCATATACGGCCGTCAGTTCAATGACTCAGCAGTATTCCCCTACATTCAACAGGTGTTTGACGCATTGTTGCAACATGATGTTGATATCTATGTACATCATCAGCTTAATAAAAATTTAGAAGGCAACATAAGCACAATTGGTTATAGCGTTCTTAATGAACACGATCAGATAGCGGGTTTTATTGATGCTTTTTTAACCTTGGGTGGCGATGGTACGCTGCTTGATATGGTTAACCTGATAGGTAATTCAGGTGTTCCGGTAATTGGCATTAATTTCGGTAGGCTTGGTTTTTTGGCCAGTGTTAATAAAAATGATGTGGCTGCCGCAATTCATGCTGTTGTAAATAAGCAATTTACCTTGGATAGTCGCACATTGTTAAGAATTGATTCAGAACAGCACATATTTGGCGATGGCAACATAGCACTTAATGATGTTACCATACATAAGCGTGATGACTCGGCTATGATCACTACGCATATGTTTTTAGACGGTGA encodes the following:
- a CDS encoding CBS domain-containing protein is translated as MLAAELINYDINPLHTSDSVQRGLERMTEFHVRHLPVVNEEQFLGLVSEADIITEPDTQTAIGAVALSLVNPYVREDQHIYDVIRLFYEQQLTLVPVLDVKMNYLGCISINAMNGWFAKLTSVAEPGGIIVLEISNRNNSLAHMSQIVESDNAQVLSSYVRTFPDSTRIEVTLKVNKQDISGILATFLRYGYEIKATFNHAENRDSSMDRYDALMNYLNL
- a CDS encoding NAD kinase translates to MRIAIYGRQFNDSAVFPYIQQVFDALLQHDVDIYVHHQLNKNLEGNISTIGYSVLNEHDQIAGFIDAFLTLGGDGTLLDMVNLIGNSGVPVIGINFGRLGFLASVNKNDVAAAIHAVVNKQFTLDSRTLLRIDSEQHIFGDGNIALNDVTIHKRDDSAMITTHMFLDGEFLNSYWGDGIIIATPTGSTAYSLSCGGPVMFPASNTVIVTPVSPHNLNVRPIVLPDTSVLSFKVECRSSNYLLSCDSRTTVIDSVMEFEVRKADFQLNLIRLSNESYLSTLRNKLLWGLDTRNY